The Winogradskyella schleiferi genome has a window encoding:
- a CDS encoding T9SS type A sorting domain-containing protein: protein MKLFYLTAFAVAFCYVTKAQDSSRTMHISAGTSVIVSSDTKLSASEVNLKSTSDRFACLFLNDDLEASIVVNYDRYVNQIGSSSQYGNDLISLPVKTTADVTFADFLEYTDGTNANSAIIPNAPSIPTLFAFGPYNNTNQSYTNYNTATDGGVILERAVGYRAGSYSGQTVRFTGTVSTVSETVDISTNNNRWNSVGNPYPTYIDSQAFLSANAAVLDPNAQAIYAYNSGTNTDTGAGTFGNFTIINALTNTDINIAPGQGFLVANDPVEPTNQISFTTAMRSFDGTDDFILGRSANQNQMLRLQVENGTENFATEIYFNANSTAGLDPGYDAMLYGGGNNLMVYSHLVDNNQGNNMAIQSLGLHTQNDVSIPLGLKTAQGQQITFSIEASTLPNEVDVYLEDAQTNTFTLLNANSYSFTANNAISGTGRFFLRFENTSLSISDLKSENLQIFASQQTLFINGLLLADTDVSVYDIQGRLVLSSVLKEASDKNTIDTASLSQGIYVVKLNNKVQQQSKKVIIN, encoded by the coding sequence ATGAAACTATTTTACCTTACAGCATTTGCTGTGGCTTTTTGTTATGTTACAAAAGCACAAGACTCCTCTCGTACGATGCATATCAGTGCAGGTACTTCAGTAATCGTGTCATCAGACACCAAACTTTCAGCATCAGAAGTCAACCTTAAATCTACATCAGACCGCTTTGCATGCTTGTTTCTAAACGACGATTTAGAGGCTTCTATCGTTGTGAATTATGATCGTTATGTTAACCAAATAGGTTCGTCAAGCCAATATGGAAACGATCTTATTTCTTTACCCGTAAAGACCACAGCGGACGTTACGTTTGCTGATTTTTTAGAGTATACTGATGGTACAAACGCCAATTCAGCTATTATTCCAAATGCACCATCTATCCCAACGCTATTTGCTTTTGGACCTTATAATAACACAAACCAATCCTACACCAATTATAATACAGCGACAGATGGTGGTGTTATACTTGAGAGAGCCGTAGGTTACAGAGCTGGAAGTTATAGTGGACAGACCGTGAGATTTACGGGTACAGTATCTACGGTATCAGAAACTGTTGACATATCTACAAATAATAACCGATGGAACTCCGTAGGTAATCCCTACCCAACCTATATAGATTCGCAAGCTTTTCTATCTGCAAATGCTGCCGTCTTAGACCCTAACGCACAAGCTATATATGCTTATAATAGTGGCACGAATACCGATACAGGTGCTGGAACCTTTGGTAATTTTACCATTATTAATGCACTTACTAATACAGACATCAATATTGCGCCAGGTCAGGGCTTCTTAGTCGCAAATGATCCTGTGGAACCAACAAACCAAATAAGCTTTACTACAGCTATGAGAAGTTTTGATGGAACGGATGATTTTATATTAGGTAGAAGCGCCAATCAAAATCAAATGTTACGCCTTCAAGTTGAAAATGGTACCGAAAATTTTGCAACAGAAATTTACTTTAATGCGAATTCAACTGCAGGTTTAGATCCTGGATACGATGCCATGCTTTACGGAGGTGGTAATAATTTGATGGTTTATTCTCATTTGGTTGACAATAACCAAGGCAATAATATGGCTATTCAAAGTCTAGGACTTCATACACAAAACGATGTTAGTATTCCTCTAGGACTAAAAACAGCGCAAGGACAGCAAATTACATTCAGTATTGAAGCCTCTACCTTGCCAAATGAGGTTGACGTTTATTTAGAAGATGCCCAAACCAATACCTTTACCTTATTGAATGCTAATAGCTATTCATTTACCGCAAACAACGCTATTTCTGGTACTGGACGCTTTTTCCTGAGATTTGAAAACACGTCGCTATCAATTTCAGACTTAAAAAGCGAAAACTTACAAATCTTTGCAAGCCAGCAGACCCTTTTTATCAACGGACTACTTCTAGCAGATACGGACGTCTCGGTTTACGATATTCAAGGACGTTTAGTGCTTTCTTCCGTTTTAAAAGAAGCATCGGACAAAAACACCATAGATACGGCGAGTTTAAGCCAAGGCATTTACGTCGTTAAGTTAAATAATAAAGTACAACAGCAATCCAAAAAAGTGATTATTAACTAA
- a CDS encoding SLC13 family permease: MKTTKQIIGLFLGPLLFIGIKVFFHPEGLNDAANAILASTAWIAVWWITEAISISVTALLPIVLFPLSGGISIGETTASYGHKYIFLFLGGFILAIDIEKWNLHKRIALNIIKLVGTNVSRIILGFMIATALLSMWISNTATAVMILPVGIAIVLQLQDNPNTKANENLIFGKALMLAIAYSASIGGMATLIGTPPNLVLAGVVESTYNTEITFSQWFMFGFPISIVLLFICWFYLTRFAFKFEQKEFPGGRKEIEKQLNALGKMAYEEKAVLVVFISAVIAWIGRSFILSKWLPAIDDTIIAIMASLVLFLIPNRKKTDALISWSDAVKLPWGILLLFGGGMALATGFETSGLAAWLGNQLTSLIGVSVFILLLVLIVSVNFLTEITSNMATTAMLLPVLVALAAVLNIHPYILLVSATLAASCAFMLPVATPPNAVVFGSGYLKIEDMVKKGIWMNVISIILVTLIVYFVLPLVWDLG, from the coding sequence ATGAAAACAACCAAACAAATCATAGGCCTCTTTTTAGGCCCACTTTTATTTATTGGCATTAAAGTATTTTTTCATCCTGAAGGTTTGAATGATGCGGCCAATGCCATTTTAGCATCAACCGCCTGGATTGCTGTTTGGTGGATTACCGAGGCTATTTCCATATCAGTCACGGCTTTACTGCCTATTGTTTTATTCCCTTTATCTGGTGGTATTTCCATAGGTGAAACTACGGCGTCTTATGGGCACAAATATATCTTTCTATTTCTCGGCGGTTTTATACTCGCCATCGACATTGAAAAATGGAACTTGCACAAACGCATCGCCTTAAATATCATTAAACTGGTGGGCACCAATGTAAGCCGAATTATCCTCGGCTTTATGATTGCCACTGCTTTGTTATCCATGTGGATTTCCAACACGGCTACGGCTGTTATGATTTTGCCTGTAGGTATTGCTATTGTATTGCAACTTCAGGATAATCCCAATACCAAGGCCAATGAAAATCTAATCTTCGGAAAAGCATTGATGTTGGCTATTGCCTATAGTGCTTCCATTGGAGGTATGGCCACCCTTATTGGAACACCTCCAAATTTAGTTTTGGCTGGTGTGGTGGAAAGCACCTATAATACCGAAATCACTTTTTCACAATGGTTTATGTTTGGGTTTCCCATCAGTATAGTGCTGTTATTCATATGTTGGTTTTACTTAACCCGATTTGCTTTTAAGTTTGAACAAAAAGAGTTTCCTGGAGGCCGAAAAGAAATTGAAAAACAACTCAATGCTTTAGGCAAAATGGCTTATGAAGAGAAAGCGGTGTTAGTGGTATTTATTAGCGCTGTTATCGCGTGGATTGGTAGATCGTTTATACTCTCTAAATGGTTACCTGCCATTGATGATACTATTATTGCGATAATGGCGTCCTTGGTATTATTTTTAATTCCAAACCGTAAAAAAACCGATGCACTGATATCATGGTCAGATGCTGTAAAGTTACCTTGGGGCATACTATTGTTATTTGGTGGTGGTATGGCATTAGCCACCGGTTTTGAGACTAGTGGATTAGCGGCCTGGCTTGGCAATCAATTAACCTCTTTGATTGGCGTTTCCGTTTTTATATTACTATTGGTATTGATTGTTTCCGTAAACTTTTTAACCGAAATAACCTCCAACATGGCAACGACGGCCATGCTTTTACCAGTGTTGGTGGCCTTAGCTGCAGTGCTCAATATTCACCCTTATATATTATTGGTCAGTGCCACCTTAGCTGCTTCTTGCGCCTTTATGCTTCCGGTAGCTACACCGCCTAATGCTGTGGTATTTGGTTCAGGCTATTTGAAAATAGAAGATATGGTGAAGAAAGGGATTTGGATGAATGTGATTTCGATAATCCTGGTTACGCTAATTGTTTATTTTGTTTTGCCTTTGGTTTGGGATTTGGGGTAG
- a CDS encoding IS3 family transposase, with amino-acid sequence MNQLYKTIGISKQAVNQYAKRQAVFDSRVSQLILEADDLREDHPGCGVEKMYNILDPDFIGRDRFIETMMGLGYRIKKKRNYKRTTIAGKKFYPNLIKGLRVNAPNVVWQSDITYLPLNGKHYYAVFIIDVYTKKIVGFIVSDNMRAQANVEALKMAIKENNAPEIHNSDRGSQYTYSKYIDLLVSNGTKISMSLSGLDNAYAERINRTIKEEYLDYWKPETFFQLKKCVAKAVKNYNEKRTHKSLPKMSPDNFEKYWSTLKPKNRPIMTIFNNEVNN; translated from the coding sequence ATGAACCAGCTTTATAAAACCATAGGCATCAGTAAACAAGCCGTTAACCAGTATGCAAAGCGGCAAGCGGTTTTCGATAGTCGAGTGTCTCAATTAATATTAGAGGCAGATGATCTTCGGGAGGATCATCCTGGTTGTGGAGTAGAAAAGATGTACAATATATTAGATCCGGATTTTATAGGTCGAGACCGTTTTATAGAAACCATGATGGGTCTTGGTTACAGAATTAAAAAGAAAAGGAATTATAAACGCACAACAATAGCAGGTAAAAAGTTTTATCCCAACCTAATAAAAGGTCTAAGGGTAAACGCACCAAACGTGGTATGGCAATCGGACATAACCTATCTGCCGCTCAACGGAAAACACTATTACGCTGTGTTTATAATAGATGTTTATACAAAAAAGATTGTTGGGTTTATCGTATCTGATAACATGAGAGCGCAAGCGAATGTAGAAGCACTTAAAATGGCAATCAAGGAAAATAATGCACCCGAGATCCATAACTCGGACAGGGGAAGCCAATACACTTACAGTAAATACATAGACTTACTGGTAAGCAATGGCACTAAGATAAGTATGTCTTTAAGTGGACTGGACAATGCATATGCAGAACGAATCAATAGAACTATAAAAGAAGAATATTTAGATTATTGGAAACCAGAAACCTTCTTTCAATTAAAAAAATGTGTAGCAAAAGCAGTTAAGAATTATAATGAAAAAAGAACACATAAAAGTTTACCAAAAATGAGCCCAGACAATTTTGAGAAATATTGGTCAACCTTAAAACCAAAAAATAGACCCATAATGACTATTTTTAACAATGAAGTAAATAACTAA
- a CDS encoding transposase has product MKANIKLLKKKRIYSEEFKRQIVKDFESGQFSVPQLEKLHNISNTSIYSWIHKFSTFNEKGSRVVEMKNSSAQKMKEQQARIKELEAIVGRKQIKIDYLEKLIDIAEDDLSIDIKKNSNTPQSTGSEHIKKH; this is encoded by the coding sequence ATGAAAGCAAACATTAAACTATTAAAAAAGAAACGAATTTATTCTGAAGAATTTAAACGACAAATCGTAAAAGATTTTGAATCTGGTCAATTTAGCGTGCCTCAATTGGAAAAATTACACAACATAAGCAATACATCAATTTACAGTTGGATCCATAAATTTTCTACCTTTAACGAAAAAGGTTCAAGAGTTGTAGAGATGAAAAACAGTAGTGCCCAAAAGATGAAAGAACAACAAGCCCGAATAAAAGAGCTTGAAGCCATAGTTGGGCGTAAACAGATAAAGATAGATTATTTGGAGAAGCTAATTGATATTGCAGAAGACGATTTAAGTATAGATATCAAAAAAAATTCCAACACTCCGCAATCAACTGGTTCAGAACACATAAAGAAACACTAA
- a CDS encoding PorP/SprF family type IX secretion system membrane protein — MTIRTQITIIIAVLLGLNAKAQDPIFTQSNYIQETINPGFSGFEDNDRISAGILTRTQWPNLDLRVSTQYFYINKSYENRNSSGSGIGFSALWQNESFSNYNFYQANVNYMHRVNLNGGWFFRPALEVGFGFKDIGFKSLTLADQININTGVIAPVSVDPFSGNTENVFFFDVSSGFVFEKQGYNGDTYWFGISAKHLNRPNISFLRDQNVPLDIFYSIHANYRFPFMIDYNMMMTFNYMQQGQYNRLDVGTLFQVNQFLLGVTAATNPARNDNNSHLVTSLNGFLGLEYTNFRFGLSYDANISKIGNTNGVYEFSLTYMSRCRSCPTNRNRKR, encoded by the coding sequence ATGACAATCAGAACACAGATCACAATTATTATAGCGGTTTTATTAGGGTTGAATGCTAAGGCCCAAGATCCTATATTTACGCAATCGAACTATATACAAGAAACGATAAATCCTGGGTTTTCAGGCTTTGAGGATAATGACAGAATCAGTGCCGGCATCCTAACACGTACGCAATGGCCCAATTTAGATTTAAGGGTGAGTACACAATATTTCTATATCAATAAATCCTACGAAAACAGAAACAGTTCAGGTTCAGGGATAGGATTTAGTGCGCTCTGGCAAAATGAATCTTTCAGCAATTATAATTTTTATCAGGCGAATGTCAATTACATGCATCGTGTGAATCTTAATGGCGGATGGTTTTTTAGACCAGCACTTGAGGTGGGCTTTGGCTTTAAGGATATCGGCTTTAAAAGTTTAACGCTTGCCGATCAAATTAATATTAATACAGGCGTTATTGCACCAGTATCTGTAGATCCCTTTAGTGGCAATACCGAAAATGTATTCTTTTTTGATGTGTCGTCAGGATTTGTGTTTGAAAAACAAGGTTACAATGGTGACACTTATTGGTTTGGAATTTCCGCCAAACACCTCAACCGACCGAATATTTCCTTCTTAAGGGATCAAAATGTACCATTGGATATATTCTATTCCATTCATGCTAATTACCGTTTTCCGTTCATGATTGATTATAATATGATGATGACGTTCAACTACATGCAGCAAGGCCAGTATAATCGTTTGGATGTGGGTACGCTGTTTCAGGTGAATCAGTTTTTATTGGGTGTTACTGCGGCTACAAATCCAGCTCGAAATGATAATAACAGTCATTTGGTCACCTCACTAAATGGTTTTCTAGGCTTGGAATACACCAATTTTAGATTCGGCTTATCCTACGATGCCAATATTTCAAAAATCGGAAATACCAATGGCGTGTATGAGTTCTCACTAACCTATATGTCGCGCTGTAGAAGCTGCCCAACGAATCGTAATCGAAAGCGGTAA
- a CDS encoding PKD domain-containing protein, which translates to MATKNIGTYAAPPDVSFVFNNNNVCSGQSVSFNSTVTGDGPFQYAWNFGDGGTSTQANPNHAFQAFGCGSQNFNVSLTVTDDNGEVSTTSETITIKRRPSIDFIDPDANFGTPFENCNATAVDYAMTVELDPASSSCVASYSINWGDGNSESNITFPISHTYQVLGSFNMVISATGTNGCVTNKAYLVRNSSNPTGGIITPGSTVDLCLPVNPLQFEISTWGENPPDTLYDIDFGDGTTFILTQDDLESSIYYNSANPAASDNFPIPHTYTESNCPNFSYTILLDIITSCGTSNLTAGPITVYKKPDVSFDIDPSACINVNVPITNTSTSGFNINCTTDANWFWDMGDGTTYTVFEPVHTYTTSGTFTISLYAENYCGETDPVTQQICIEGPLNPVFSTDVDEGCSPLSVTTTNATDESVSCIVPTYLWEVIYTSEFCGTSETWSFTNGTDENSKNPSFQFDTAGTYELIMTATNSCGDFSTSQFIEVKQPPTVTLDPIEDACGSLTFNPVAVVDTCSPASDTVTYSWSFPGGSPATSDQLDPGIIAYTTVGDYTITFSVTNNCGTTTETEMFSINNSPTITNTDTSQTICSGASTTAINLTSDDASTTFSWVSNAPAGLTGYAPNGTSNTIPARTIINTTTNQITLAYTVTPEIDGCEGMPVDFLIIVEPAPLITMQPISDGVCQNGTTADLSVAYQGTGTPVYQWYENSVNDTTSGTAIVGAMSATFSPPTDTVGITYYYVIITFSSGGCNQILSDTAEIEVANAPQIDTQPLAAQSICEGGSSEDLSVSVSGGSGTASYQWFSNATNSNSGGTLISGATASTYTPPAFNTVGTFYYYVEISFVSNGCSALVSDVSEIEVVDDPVVTTQPLDFQSLCQNSTVQDLEVIIADGLGTLSYQWYANTSNNTTSGTLIAGAISSTYTPPGTTVGTLYYYCIITQDVSGCEVTSAIAEVEISAGAQFSAQPISDELCLGETTVALNVAYTNGTGTAAYQWYLNPANDTTTGTPIAGATSDTYNPEVNVTGTLYYYAIITFSSGGCTEIISNTAEIIVNETPIIEDSAALICSGNTFEFVPDTTNTGDIVPLNTLYTWTTPVVSPAGSITGATEQLTPIATVSQFLENTTTSPATVTYTVTPISGNCPGLDFEVVVTVNPSISVTSSVTQNLCYQVNTASIDISIVGGVPFTTGNAYNITWSGPNGFMSNDEDIFNLEAGEYTLNIEDDGGCPYSENITITEPDELVFSSVDFNPETISCFQADDGEIGIDIAGGTPPYVYNWTLDGVPFSTDEDLADLGPGIYTIVVTDANNCGPIQISFGIQEPDELEVTLDTKTDVLCFGDATGLINVNVIGGRTAYSFAWTGPNSFSSNNQNIDTLIAGIYNLTVTDNSGCTDTLEVEILQNDEIEIDLSVNQIFCYGDNDGSITINSISGGVAPYTIGWSNLGTGNSQTNLSGGTYTITITDAENCERQFPVIIDEPPVFLIDPEITQMSCAGENDASITLNFVGGIDPVTLVWDDDATAGTERNNLAPGTYTVTITDGVPCVIQESFTINNVLPLAVSATITNALDCEDTNSGAINLLIQGGTPPFDVVWSNGALTEDLIDIPPNTYIATVTDANGCMIEGSWEVTRFEPLVLNVEEQVDVNCDTKTIEQTFVAIASGGVPPFQYNWSNGTVSGLNNEFMTTDENGLVVLDVTDSFGCSTNYTFNVELTILGDADFETTSFGYLNYGVYAIQDPIEFINAATGNYETILWDFGDGSFSGEENPFHTYFTPGSYVVKQTVTYPYGCVYERTITLIIEEGYKLVMPDAFTPNEDGINDFFGPVSIGLSNLEMNVYDTWGSLIYNETGDAIRGWDGKVKDEEAENGNYYYTFTAKTFYGNDVKKQGAFVFIK; encoded by the coding sequence ATGGCGACTAAAAACATCGGAACTTATGCAGCACCACCAGATGTGAGTTTTGTTTTTAACAATAACAATGTCTGTTCTGGTCAAAGTGTATCCTTTAATTCTACAGTAACTGGAGATGGCCCGTTTCAATATGCATGGAATTTTGGTGATGGAGGCACTTCTACGCAAGCCAATCCAAATCATGCCTTTCAAGCTTTTGGGTGTGGAAGCCAAAATTTTAATGTATCACTTACCGTAACAGATGACAATGGAGAGGTAAGCACAACTTCCGAAACCATAACAATAAAACGAAGACCCTCTATTGATTTTATAGATCCTGATGCTAATTTTGGAACACCTTTTGAAAATTGTAATGCTACCGCTGTGGATTATGCGATGACAGTTGAGTTAGATCCAGCTTCAAGTAGCTGCGTGGCATCGTATTCGATAAATTGGGGCGATGGAAATTCAGAAAGTAATATAACATTTCCTATTTCACATACCTACCAAGTGTTAGGCTCATTTAATATGGTAATTAGTGCAACAGGGACTAATGGATGTGTGACCAATAAAGCATATCTGGTAAGAAACTCAAGTAATCCTACAGGAGGAATCATAACGCCTGGAAGCACAGTAGATTTATGTTTGCCCGTAAATCCATTGCAATTTGAAATTAGTACTTGGGGAGAAAATCCACCTGATACATTATATGATATTGATTTTGGTGATGGTACAACATTTATTTTAACTCAAGACGATTTAGAATCTTCAATATATTACAATAGCGCAAATCCGGCTGCATCAGACAATTTTCCTATTCCACACACTTATACGGAATCTAATTGTCCAAACTTTAGTTATACCATTCTTTTAGATATTATAACATCATGTGGAACGTCTAATTTAACGGCAGGTCCTATTACGGTTTATAAAAAACCAGATGTGAGCTTTGATATCGATCCAAGTGCGTGTATAAATGTAAATGTTCCAATTACGAACACATCTACAAGCGGATTCAATATTAACTGTACAACAGATGCCAACTGGTTTTGGGATATGGGAGATGGGACGACGTATACGGTTTTTGAACCAGTACACACCTATACAACATCAGGAACTTTTACCATTTCATTATATGCTGAGAATTATTGCGGTGAAACAGATCCAGTCACCCAACAAATATGTATCGAAGGACCGCTAAACCCTGTTTTCTCCACAGATGTAGATGAGGGCTGTTCGCCATTATCCGTTACGACGACAAACGCTACAGATGAATCTGTCAGTTGTATAGTACCAACTTATCTATGGGAAGTCATCTACACCTCTGAATTCTGTGGGACGTCTGAAACTTGGAGTTTTACAAATGGTACGGACGAAAACTCAAAGAATCCTTCTTTCCAATTTGACACCGCAGGAACATACGAACTTATCATGACCGCTACAAATTCATGTGGCGACTTTTCAACCTCTCAATTTATAGAAGTAAAACAACCACCAACCGTAACATTAGATCCTATTGAAGATGCCTGCGGTTCGCTTACGTTTAATCCAGTTGCCGTTGTGGATACCTGTTCACCTGCTTCAGATACCGTAACCTATAGTTGGTCGTTTCCTGGAGGTTCGCCGGCCACTTCAGATCAATTGGATCCTGGAATCATAGCATACACCACTGTCGGAGATTATACCATCACCTTCAGTGTAACCAATAACTGCGGAACAACTACGGAAACAGAAATGTTTTCTATTAACAATTCTCCTACCATTACAAATACGGATACGTCCCAAACCATTTGTTCAGGGGCATCCACAACAGCTATCAATTTGACTTCAGATGATGCCAGCACCACATTTAGTTGGGTATCTAATGCGCCTGCAGGACTTACAGGTTATGCACCAAACGGAACGTCAAACACCATTCCGGCGCGAACCATAATTAATACGACAACGAATCAAATTACCTTAGCATATACAGTGACACCAGAGATTGATGGATGTGAAGGCATGCCAGTCGATTTTCTTATTATTGTAGAACCTGCGCCTTTGATAACTATGCAACCGATATCAGATGGTGTTTGCCAAAATGGGACCACAGCTGATTTATCAGTGGCTTACCAAGGCACTGGAACTCCGGTATATCAATGGTATGAAAACTCGGTTAACGATACCACATCCGGAACGGCGATTGTGGGAGCAATGTCTGCAACATTCTCACCACCAACAGATACAGTGGGCATCACTTATTATTATGTGATTATAACGTTTTCTTCAGGTGGTTGTAATCAGATTTTATCTGATACCGCAGAAATTGAAGTTGCCAATGCGCCACAAATTGACACGCAGCCATTAGCTGCACAATCGATTTGTGAGGGAGGAAGTTCAGAAGACCTATCTGTTAGCGTTTCTGGAGGATCAGGAACGGCTTCATACCAATGGTTTAGTAATGCCACAAATAGTAATTCTGGAGGTACACTAATTTCGGGAGCTACAGCTTCAACTTATACACCTCCTGCATTCAATACTGTCGGGACCTTTTATTATTATGTTGAAATTTCTTTTGTTTCCAATGGCTGTTCAGCACTTGTAAGTGACGTTTCAGAAATTGAGGTGGTTGATGACCCAGTGGTAACTACACAACCCTTAGATTTTCAAAGTTTATGTCAGAATTCAACGGTTCAGGATTTAGAAGTTATAATTGCAGATGGGTTAGGTACGCTATCTTACCAATGGTATGCAAATACGTCAAATAATACAACCTCTGGAACGTTGATTGCTGGAGCGATTTCAAGTACCTATACGCCTCCAGGAACTACCGTCGGAACACTTTATTATTACTGTATCATTACACAAGATGTTTCAGGTTGTGAAGTTACAAGTGCCATTGCTGAGGTTGAGATTAGCGCTGGTGCTCAATTTAGCGCACAACCTATTTCAGATGAATTATGTTTGGGAGAAACTACGGTTGCATTGAATGTAGCTTATACTAACGGTACAGGAACAGCGGCATACCAGTGGTATCTGAATCCTGCAAATGATACCACAACCGGAACGCCTATTGCAGGCGCAACATCAGATACGTATAATCCTGAGGTCAATGTGACAGGAACTTTATATTATTATGCGATTATTACCTTTAGTTCTGGCGGTTGTACCGAAATAATATCCAATACAGCAGAAATCATAGTCAATGAAACGCCGATTATTGAGGATTCAGCAGCGTTGATTTGTAGTGGAAATACCTTCGAATTTGTACCAGATACAACTAATACGGGTGATATTGTGCCTTTAAATACGTTATACACATGGACGACTCCAGTAGTGAGTCCTGCAGGAAGCATTACAGGCGCAACTGAACAGTTGACACCAATAGCTACGGTGTCTCAATTTTTAGAGAATACAACTACGAGTCCAGCGACGGTAACGTATACGGTAACGCCAATCTCAGGAAACTGTCCAGGGTTGGATTTTGAAGTGGTGGTAACGGTTAACCCTTCCATTTCTGTAACGTCTTCTGTCACCCAGAATTTATGTTATCAAGTCAATACGGCATCCATAGACATCAGTATTGTTGGTGGCGTGCCTTTTACAACAGGAAATGCTTATAACATCACTTGGTCAGGACCTAATGGTTTCATGAGTAATGACGAAGATATTTTTAATCTTGAAGCTGGTGAATACACCTTAAATATTGAAGACGATGGTGGTTGTCCATATTCAGAAAATATAACCATTACCGAACCTGATGAGCTTGTATTCAGTAGCGTGGATTTTAACCCTGAAACCATTTCTTGTTTTCAAGCAGATGATGGGGAAATAGGAATTGATATTGCTGGAGGAACACCTCCTTATGTCTATAATTGGACTTTAGATGGCGTACCATTTTCGACGGATGAAGATTTAGCGGATTTAGGACCCGGAATCTATACAATCGTAGTAACTGATGCTAATAATTGCGGCCCTATACAAATCAGTTTCGGCATTCAAGAGCCAGACGAATTGGAAGTTACGCTAGATACTAAAACTGATGTCCTTTGTTTTGGCGATGCCACAGGACTAATAAATGTAAATGTCATAGGCGGCCGAACCGCTTATAGTTTTGCTTGGACTGGACCAAATAGTTTTTCAAGTAATAATCAGAATATTGATACCTTAATTGCAGGGATTTATAACCTTACCGTTACCGATAATTCGGGCTGTACAGATACTTTAGAAGTGGAAATCCTGCAAAATGACGAAATCGAAATAGATCTTAGTGTGAACCAAATTTTTTGTTATGGAGATAATGATGGCTCCATAACAATTAATTCAATTTCGGGAGGTGTGGCGCCTTATACGATAGGCTGGAGCAATTTAGGCACTGGAAATAGTCAGACGAATTTATCGGGTGGGACTTATACAATAACCATAACAGATGCTGAAAATTGTGAACGGCAGTTTCCAGTGATTATTGATGAACCTCCTGTATTTTTAATCGACCCTGAAATCACACAAATGTCTTGTGCAGGCGAAAATGATGCGAGTATCACCTTGAATTTTGTCGGTGGCATTGATCCTGTAACACTTGTTTGGGACGATGATGCTACAGCAGGTACAGAACGAAATAATTTAGCGCCAGGAACATATACCGTAACCATAACGGATGGTGTGCCTTGCGTTATTCAAGAAAGTTTTACCATTAACAATGTCTTACCATTAGCGGTTTCTGCAACCATTACCAATGCTTTGGATTGTGAAGACACCAATAGTGGAGCGATTAATTTGCTAATACAAGGAGGCACGCCTCCTTTTGATGTGGTTTGGTCCAATGGAGCGCTTACGGAAGATTTAATCGATATTCCACCAAACACCTATATCGCCACGGTTACGGATGCCAATGGTTGTATGATTGAAGGCAGTTGGGAAGTAACCCGTTTTGAACCTTTGGTTTTAAATGTTGAAGAGCAAGTGGATGTGAATTGTGATACCAAAACTATTGAGCAGACTTTTGTAGCCATTGCAAGTGGCGGTGTGCCACCATTCCAATATAATTGGTCCAACGGAACCGTAAGCGGTCTTAATAATGAATTTATGACCACTGACGAAAATGGTTTAGTGGTTTTAGATGTGACCGACAGTTTTGGTTGTTCAACAAATTATACCTTTAATGTAGAATTAACCATTTTAGGCGATGCCGATTTTGAAACGACGTCCTTCGGCTATTTAAACTATGGTGTATATGCGATTCAAGATCCTATTGAATTCATCAATGCGGCAACAGGAAATTACGAAACCATCCTTTGGGACTTTGGCGATGGCAGTTTTTCAGGAGAAGAAAATCCATTTCATACCTATTTTACACCTGGCAGCTATGTCGTAAAGCAAACGGTCACGTATCCTTATGGTTGTGTGTACGAAAGGACAATAACACTCATCATTGAGGAAGGTTATAAATTGGTAATGCCAGATGCATTTACACCGAATGAAGATGGTATCAATGATTTCTTCGGACCTGTTTCCATTGGCCTTAGTAATTTGGAAATGAATGTGTACGACACTTGGGGAAGCCTCATTTATAATGAAACTGGAGATGCCATTAGAGGTTGGGACGGCAAAGTAAAGGATGAAGAAGCTGAAAACGGTAATTACTATTACACATTTACGGCCAAGACCTTCTACGGAAACGATGTTAAAAAACAAGGCGCTTTTGTATTTATCAAATAA